A window of the Henckelia pumila isolate YLH828 chromosome 3, ASM3356847v2, whole genome shotgun sequence genome harbors these coding sequences:
- the LOC140889921 gene encoding uncharacterized protein, producing the protein MEELGFEEKRSFRFWHKVGGTINEGRYLENDSDVLNQRNHIPINYEVKIYVQHLDDGNHEARDDEFDNNEYDFDENDGLLDAFVCDDIEPKGKMIVHGGEKTEDVIYNMQEDSEEDDGVKKYPLFDPKKDSEKPELKLGLVFNSKKEAKFAIESYCIREGIPVKCHSNCVRDLKNNCVNSTWLGNTFAKKFSTNPKLGHLEFKEEISVMFQSDFSRKTAYMAKRKALKLVQGSVEEQFRKIRMYCAELKRSDTGATVVLKLTEDDKGPRFQRLYVCYSVCKQGFKSACRRIIGVDGCFFKGGTWWTIVISRGARSE; encoded by the exons ATGGAGGAGCTTGGATTTGAAGAGAAAAGGTCTTTTAGATTTTGGCACAAAGTCGGAGGTACTATTAATGAAGGTAGATACTTGGAAAATGATTCGGATGTGTTGAATCAAAGAAACCATATTCCGATAAACTATGAGgttaaaatatatgttcaacACTTAGATGATGGAAATCATGAGGCTAGAGATGACGAGTTTGATAACAATGAGTATGATTTTGATGAAAATGATGGGCTACTGGATGCATTTGTTTGCGATGATATAGAACCTAAAGGAAAAATGATTGTGCATGGAGGAGAAAAAACAGAAGATGTGATTTATAATATGCAGGAGGATAGTGAAGAAGAT GATGGTGTAAAAAAGTATCCGTTGTTTGATCCAAAGAAGGATTCTGAAAAACCAGAGTTGAAGCTGGGTTTAGTTTTCAACTCGAAGAAAGAAGCAAAGTTCGCCATTGAAAGTTACTGCATTCGAGAAGGAATACCTGTCAA ATGTCACAGTAATTGTGTTCGGGATTTGAAAAACAATTGTGTGAACTCAACTTGGTTGGGAAATACTTTTGCCAAAAAATTCAGCACAAATCCTAAATTGGGACACTTGGAGTTTAAGGAAGAGATTTCTGTCATGTTTCAGTCAGATTTTTCGAGGAAGACTGCCTACATGGCTAAGAGAAAGGCGCTGAAATTGGTGCAAGGATCTGTTGAGGAGCAATTCCGAAAAATAAGAATGTATTGTGCTGAATTGAAAAGATCCGACACTGGGGCTACTGTAGTTTTGAAGTTGACAGAGGATGACAAAGGTCCAAGGTTTCAAAGATTATATGTTTGTTATTCAGTGTGTAAGCAAGGCTTTAAGAGTGCTTGTCGGCGTATCATTGGTGTTGATGGATGTTTTTTTAAAGGTGGAACATGGTGGACAATTGTTATCAGCCGTGGGGCTAGATctgaataa